From a single Pseudomonas serboccidentalis genomic region:
- a CDS encoding esterase-like activity of phytase family protein: MRFGVALACALLLGSMTVAAEPVPELKLLSEHPVDGMRGGNLSGLAVCGKDLWTVSDRDDDQIYRLNTADQVWQTETVHIDVPKAPDSGLPWGLSSRTWAASFIRGGDLDFEGITCDSAGNRYIVSEAHAAVLQVSPEGAASWLKISPMLVREARASGMLLHFNALFEGLAINSAGDEMWLAAERERRGLLKIKRQQTVWDCDGGCVLLSEAGVEMQPPQFPKARAVTRDFADLSLFNGKLFTLERNAFRVCRRDAVTAKVERCWSFAEEALQPQRLYSQAYGLAEALVVDADGAWIGLDNNDGVRADGEKRPIVWRFAAPEGGWSARP, from the coding sequence ATGCGGTTTGGCGTCGCCCTGGCGTGTGCGTTGCTGCTGGGTTCGATGACGGTGGCGGCCGAGCCGGTGCCCGAGTTGAAGCTGCTCTCCGAGCACCCGGTCGACGGCATGCGCGGCGGCAACCTCTCCGGGCTGGCGGTGTGCGGCAAGGATCTGTGGACGGTTTCCGACCGTGACGACGACCAGATCTACCGGCTCAATACCGCCGATCAGGTCTGGCAGACCGAAACCGTGCACATCGACGTGCCGAAGGCGCCCGACAGCGGTTTGCCCTGGGGCCTGAGTTCGCGGACCTGGGCGGCGTCGTTCATCCGTGGCGGCGATCTGGACTTTGAAGGCATCACCTGCGACAGCGCCGGTAACCGCTACATCGTCAGCGAAGCCCATGCAGCGGTGCTGCAGGTGTCGCCCGAGGGGGCCGCGTCGTGGCTGAAAATCTCGCCGATGCTGGTGCGTGAAGCCCGGGCCAGTGGCATGTTGCTGCACTTCAATGCGTTGTTCGAAGGCTTGGCGATCAACTCGGCAGGCGATGAAATGTGGCTGGCCGCCGAGCGTGAACGCCGTGGCCTGCTGAAGATCAAGCGCCAGCAGACGGTCTGGGATTGCGACGGCGGCTGCGTGCTGCTCAGCGAAGCCGGGGTCGAGATGCAGCCGCCGCAGTTTCCCAAGGCCCGCGCCGTCACCCGTGACTTCGCCGACCTGTCGCTGTTCAACGGCAAACTGTTCACCCTTGAGCGCAATGCCTTCAGAGTCTGTCGTCGCGATGCGGTGACGGCCAAGGTCGAGCGCTGCTGGTCGTTCGCAGAAGAAGCCTTGCAGCCACAGCGCCTTTACTCCCAGGCCTACGGTCTGGCGGAAGCGCTGGTGGTAGATGCCGACGGCGCGTGGATCGGTCTGGACAACAACGATGGCGTGCGCGCCGATGGCGAGAAGCGCCCGATCGTCTGGCGCTTCGCCGCACCTGAAGGTGGCTGGAGCGCCAGGCCGTGA
- a CDS encoding retropepsin-like aspartic protease family protein, whose protein sequence is MSQQPPGKRAGRVFMILAWCAALFLATRFFGQWEARQQNPNVVVTSEQHGGVIEVKLAGNAQGHFVASGQINGEPVEFMLDTGATDVAIPADLAKRLKLEEGFGVTLSTANGLSKGYRTKIDRLQLGDIVLRDVRALVAPGLHGDQVLLGMSALNKLEFTQRGGTMLLRQTTNR, encoded by the coding sequence GTGAGTCAGCAACCGCCGGGCAAGCGCGCCGGTCGGGTTTTCATGATTCTGGCCTGGTGCGCAGCGCTGTTTCTGGCGACGCGGTTTTTCGGCCAGTGGGAAGCGCGCCAGCAGAATCCGAACGTGGTGGTCACGTCCGAGCAGCATGGCGGCGTGATCGAAGTGAAGCTGGCCGGCAACGCCCAAGGGCATTTTGTCGCCAGCGGCCAGATCAACGGTGAGCCGGTGGAGTTCATGCTCGACACCGGTGCCACCGATGTGGCGATCCCGGCGGATCTGGCCAAGCGGTTGAAACTGGAAGAAGGTTTCGGTGTGACCCTGAGCACGGCCAACGGCCTGAGCAAGGGCTACCGGACCAAAATCGACCGCCTGCAACTGGGCGACATCGTGCTGCGCGACGTCCGCGCGCTGGTGGCGCCGGGGCTGCATGGCGATCAGGTGCTGCTCGGCATGAGCGCCCTGAACAAACTTGAATTTACCCAGCGCGGTGGCACCATGCTGCTGCGCCAGACAACGAACCGATGA